The Candidatus Sysuiplasma acidicola genome has a window encoding:
- a CDS encoding VIT1/CCC1 family protein yields the protein MLEFDMPVTDEVVKKALWFYHDEVKDAEVYSSLGAKEQDSKRGRFLKELGEMERNHADFWKDFLQKRGVGNLDYRYPSYRRKFILLLRRIIGLPMVIRLFERGEEAVIKEYSEFLTTQLIDEEQRKKLHSIVTDEILHEEYFATQLSGMSNRLESIRDVFYGMSDGLVEVLAAVAGLVPIVKTPVLVAAGGLVVGISGTLSMAIGAYMSTKAHVEIGRRQTDRVAREIELVSVEERIERLKSLFKNMGFEDAYINEAAESMARNGNVSTEFYVRNKLGRSTVSEENPRRAGLQTGLFYLIGSAFPILPFAFVGGITGLILSVIAVAAAQTAAATVISLSSDTSVLKKVLETVGLTLGAAAATFILGNIMFALLHLPAVP from the coding sequence TTGCTGGAATTCGATATGCCTGTTACCGATGAAGTTGTGAAGAAGGCTCTGTGGTTCTACCATGATGAAGTGAAGGATGCCGAGGTGTACAGCAGCCTAGGAGCGAAGGAGCAAGACAGCAAGAGAGGCAGATTCCTGAAGGAACTGGGAGAGATGGAAAGGAATCACGCCGATTTCTGGAAGGATTTTCTACAGAAGCGTGGGGTCGGCAACTTGGATTACAGATACCCTTCGTACAGGAGAAAGTTCATACTTCTTCTTCGCAGGATCATCGGCCTCCCCATGGTTATACGGCTGTTCGAAAGGGGGGAAGAGGCAGTGATTAAGGAATACAGTGAATTCCTCACTACACAGCTAATTGACGAAGAGCAGCGAAAGAAACTTCACAGTATAGTCACTGATGAAATACTTCATGAAGAGTATTTTGCGACGCAACTCAGCGGCATGTCAAACAGACTCGAATCCATCAGGGACGTTTTCTACGGTATGAGCGACGGCTTGGTGGAAGTACTTGCCGCAGTAGCCGGACTTGTGCCGATAGTCAAGACACCCGTGCTTGTGGCAGCCGGGGGTCTGGTAGTGGGCATTTCCGGCACGCTTTCCATGGCAATAGGCGCATACATGTCCACAAAGGCTCACGTGGAAATCGGACGAAGGCAGACAGACAGAGTTGCAAGGGAAATTGAATTAGTGAGCGTCGAAGAGAGAATTGAGAGATTGAAGTCGCTCTTCAAGAATATGGGTTTTGAAGATGCTTACATCAATGAAGCCGCCGAATCAATGGCCCGCAACGGCAATGTTTCGACCGAATTCTACGTGCGGAACAAGCTGGGCAGATCAACCGTTAGCGAAGAAAACCCGAGGCGGGCGGGTCTGCAAACCGGTCTCTTTTATCTTATAGGTTCAGCATTCCCGATACTTCCTTTTGCATTTGTGGGTGGAATTACCGGTCTCATACTGTCAGTAATAGCCGTTGCTGCGGCACAGACTGCCGCGGCGACAGTCATATCACTCTCTTCAGATACGTCTGTGTTGAAGAAGGTGCTTGAAACAGTTGGACTCACGCTTGGCGCAGCTGCTGCCACATTCATACTCGGAAACATAATGTTTGCATTACTGCATCTGCCGGCAGTGCCTTGA
- a CDS encoding glycosyltransferase, producing the protein MHLNTVTLLLFCFFAIYSFISLGIVFLLAINVDSIDNHLPGSEEGTHQPGTTVSVIIPCRNEANDIRGCIDSVLNQDYTGLEVIVADGNSEDGTWEILQSYGDRIKIIRESERPTGWTGKNWGAFLGYKESRGEILLFVDGDMVLTRETVSTTVRSMLHENTDLLSLGPKMVMKGFWEKLMLPLFAQFIMLLYMPPLMNRDRGRVAMANGQYMMMKREAYEKCGTHRAIREKIVEDVNLAKLFRKNGMKIRFYWASGYLSTRMYRNRGELWEGVVRDIQGEVGRKYHIHLAGILYLAFTFYLPFWMMYYSIFDGSLLLLAVSSLSLVFVILRMLIFQIGTGSPAYIALLFPVSIGIYLLISTSAFLRAVAGFKVLWKDRKYSMTGD; encoded by the coding sequence GTGCATCTGAACACAGTTACACTTTTGCTGTTTTGTTTCTTTGCGATATACTCATTCATTTCGCTGGGAATCGTGTTTCTGCTTGCAATAAACGTCGACAGCATTGACAACCATCTGCCCGGTTCTGAAGAAGGAACTCATCAGCCTGGAACGACAGTCAGTGTCATAATTCCCTGCAGGAACGAAGCAAACGACATACGCGGCTGCATCGACTCCGTACTTAATCAGGACTACACGGGCCTGGAAGTGATCGTTGCAGATGGTAATTCCGAGGATGGTACATGGGAAATATTACAGAGCTACGGCGACAGGATAAAGATCATTAGAGAGAGTGAGAGACCTACCGGGTGGACCGGCAAGAACTGGGGCGCATTTCTTGGATACAAGGAATCCCGGGGAGAGATACTTCTCTTCGTTGACGGAGACATGGTACTGACGCGTGAAACAGTTTCCACGACTGTCAGGTCGATGCTCCATGAGAATACAGATTTGCTTTCGCTCGGGCCGAAAATGGTGATGAAAGGGTTCTGGGAGAAACTCATGCTTCCATTATTTGCTCAGTTTATCATGCTGCTTTACATGCCACCACTAATGAACCGGGACAGGGGACGCGTGGCGATGGCCAACGGACAATATATGATGATGAAGAGGGAAGCGTATGAGAAGTGCGGCACGCACCGCGCCATCAGGGAAAAGATAGTGGAGGATGTCAATCTCGCGAAGCTCTTCAGAAAGAACGGCATGAAAATCAGATTTTACTGGGCGAGCGGCTATCTGAGCACGAGAATGTACAGAAACAGGGGAGAACTGTGGGAAGGCGTGGTGAGAGACATTCAGGGAGAGGTAGGAAGAAAATATCACATCCATTTGGCTGGAATTCTATACCTAGCATTCACATTTTACCTTCCATTCTGGATGATGTATTACTCCATATTCGATGGAAGTCTTCTGCTTCTTGCCGTTTCGTCGCTGTCTCTTGTATTTGTCATCCTCAGAATGCTGATATTCCAGATAGGTACAGGAAGTCCTGCATATATCGCTCTTCTGTTTCCGGTTTCCATAGGAATATATTTGCTCATTTCGACGAGCGCATTCCTGAGGGCAGTTGCAGGGTTCAAAGTATTATGGAAAGACAGGAAATATTCCATGACCGGGGATTGA